From one Oncorhynchus keta strain PuntledgeMale-10-30-2019 chromosome 30, Oket_V2, whole genome shotgun sequence genomic stretch:
- the hs6st2 gene encoding LOW QUALITY PROTEIN: heparan-sulfate 6-O-sulfotransferase 2 (The sequence of the model RefSeq protein was modified relative to this genomic sequence to represent the inferred CDS: substituted 1 base at 1 genomic stop codon) yields MDERSTNHHRLLIALVIILLFGVIVLQYLCPSSDCQLLHVGSFPSNSGSNAIGSQGNDIGLSGQDTYVAEDCVQARFVPRFNFTSADLSRLVDFNIQGDYVIVFLHIHXTGGTTFGRHLVRNIKLERPCECHAGQKKCTCYRPGKRETWLFSRSSTGWSCGLHADWTELTNCVPSLMNTREPPKKPTVPSRNYYYITILRDQVWRNLREWRHVQRGATWKASLHVCDGCAPTLAELPSYDPGDDWSGCSLQEFMDCPYNLANKRQVRMLADLSLVGCYNVSAMSEDERWAVLFESAKRNLRGMAFFGLTENQRETQYLFERIFCLAFISPFTQLNGTRAASVEVVSETQLQVRHLNQWDEELYEYARDLLLQRFQVARQQERKQARERRQQERKQARERMQQERKQARERRQQERKQARERRQQERKQARERRQQERKQARERRQQERKQARERRQQERKQARERMQQERKQARERRQQERKQARERRQQERKQARERRQQERKGQGEEAAGEETGQGEEAAGEETGQGEEAAGEETGQGEEAAGEETGQGEEAAGEETGQGEEAAGEETGQGEEAAGEETGQGEEAAGEETGQGEEAAGEETGQGEEAAGEETGQGEEAAGEETGQGEEAAGEETGQEEEAAGEEKAQREAGVNQAGDGEAGGRVAQR; encoded by the exons ATGGATGAAAGGTCCACCAACCACCACCGGCTCTTGATTGCCCTGGTGATAATCTTGCTCTTTGGCGTTATTGTGCTTCAGTACCTTTGTCCTAGCTCCGATTGCCAACTGTTGCACGTAGGATCATTCCCCTCCAACTCGGGCAGCAATGCCATCGGGTCCCAGGGAAACGACATTGGCCTCAGTGGACAGGACACATACGTCGCTGAGGACTGTGTCCAAGCCCGTTTTGTTCCCCGCTTCAATTTCACTTCTGCAGACCTCAGTCGACTCGTAGACTTCAATATCCAGGGAGATTATGTTATTGTTTTTCTACACATTCATTAGACAGGGGGCACAACATTTGGTCGACATTTAGTGCGTAATATTAAACTCGAGAGGCCTTGTGAGTGTCATGCTGGCCAAAAGAAATGCACCTGTTACCGGCCAGGAAAAAGGGAAACGTGGCTTTTCTCTCGGTCCTCCACTGGCTGGAGCTGTGGTCTTCACGCAGACTGGACCGAGCTGACCAACTGCGTGCCTTCTCTCATGAACACGCGCGAGCCCCCCAAGAAGCCTACAGTTCCCAG CCGGAACtactactacatcaccatcctGCGTGACCAGGTGTGGCGTAACCTGAGAGAGTGGCGGCACGTGCAGCGCGGTGCCACCTGGAAGGCCTCCCTGCACGTGTGTGACGGGTGCGCCCCCACGCTGGCCGAGTTGCCCAGCTACGACCCCGGGGATGACTGGTCCGGCTGCTCCCTGCAGGAGTTCATGGACTGCCCCTACAACCTGGCCAACAAACGGCAGGTCCGCATGCTGGCAGACCTCAGCCTGGTGGGCTGCTACAATGTCTCGGCCATGAGCGAGGACGAGCGCTGGGCTGTGTTATTCGAGAGCGCCAAGCGGAACCTGCGGGGCATGGCCTTCTTCGGCCTGACAGAGAACCAGAGGGAAACCCAGTACCTGTTTGAGAGGATCTTCTGCCTGGCGTTCATCTCCCCCTTCACCCAGCTCAACGGCACGCGTGCGGCCAGCGTAGAGGTCGTGTCTGAGACGCAGCTCCAGGTCCGCCATCTGAACCAATGGGATGAGGAGCTGTACGAGTATGCCCGTGACCTGTTGCTCCAGCGCTTCCAGGTGGCCCGGCAGCAGGAGAGGAAACAGGccagggagaggaggcagcaggagaggaaacaggccagggagaggatgcagcaggagaggaaacaggccagggagaggaggcagcaggagaggaaacaggccagggagaggaggcagcaggagaggaaacaggccagggagaggaggcagcaggagaggaaacaggccagggagaggaggcagcaggagaggaaacaggccagggagaggaggcagcaggagaggaaacaggccagggagaggatgcagcaggagaggaaacaggccagggagaggaggcagcaggagaggaaacaggccagggagaggaggcagcaggagaggaaacaggccagggagaggaggcagcaggagaggaaaggccagggagaggaggcagcaggagaggaaacaggccagggagaggaggcagcaggagaggaaacaggccagggagaggaggcagcaggagaggaaacaggccagggagaggaggcagcaggagaggaaacaggccagggagaggaggcagcaggagaggaaacaggccagggagaggaggcagcaggagaggaaacaggccagggagaggaggcagcaggagaggaaacaggccagggagaggaggcagcaggagaggaaacaggccagggagaggaggcagcaggagaggaaacaggccagggagaggaggcagcaggagaggaaacaggccagggagaggaggcagcaggagaggaaacaggccagggagaggaggcagcaggagaggaaacaggccaggaagaggaggcagcaggagaggagaaggCTCAGAGGGAAGCTGGGGTCAACCAGGCTGGGGATGGGGAGGCCGGTGGCCGAGTGGCCCAGCGATAA